The Romeriopsis navalis LEGE 11480 genomic interval TAAGTAGTTGTGCCTCATGTCCCTGACCTCATGACTTAACTAGGAATAAATAGATGCCGCATCTGAAGTAATTGACGCGAGGTGATATTACCGTTGCGCACTTAAGATATTTGTTGCGGTTAGCTTCAACCCTGAAAAGGTGGGAGAGGTTATCATCTGGGTTCCAGTGAAAACTACATCGGTGTATGCGCCGCCGCTCAAAGTGCAGATCGTGATTTTCTCCTCCATTGGGTCCACAATCCAATACTCTGGAATATCTAAAACCGAATACTCGCTATGTTTTGCGCGATAGTCGATTGTGATTGTCGAAGGACTAACGACTTCGACCACAAGTAAAGGTGATGGTTCATTCAGCGGAATAAAGGCTTCACGATCGGCCATCGATTGCCATTGCACCGCAGGAAGTACAACGACATCTGGGATTCTAGCGGTTTCCCAGCGGCTTCCCCTTGGGGATTGAATTGCCAGTTTCATATCCTTCGATACCC includes:
- a CDS encoding Uma2 family endonuclease: VSKDMKLAIQSPRGSRWETARIPDVVVLPAVQWQSMADREAFIPLNEPSPLLVVEVVSPSTITIDYRAKHSEYSVLDIPEYWIVDPMEEKITICTLSGGAYTDVVFTGTQMITSPTFSGLKLTATNILSAQR